The genomic DNA GGTCGCGGTGACTAAGGCAAAGCCTGCGGGGTGATTGCGGAAGGCGCTCTTGAACTGGTCAGGGGAAACGGTCTCAACGGTTTGGAACACGCGGCCCTCATGCTCCTCCGGAGTTCTCGGGTTCCGTCCGGCGGCGATGGTGAGCCTGCTACGCAGCGATGCGAGCTCGGCGCGGAGAGCTGCCGGCAGCTTGTCGCCGAAGGTGTCGAAGAACTCCTCGGTCAGGTCGGCCTCGGCGAGCCAGGCGGCGGAGTCGATCGAGAACAGCTCCTCGAGATCGGCGTCGGCGATGTCGAGTCCGTCCAGATTGAGGTCCTCGACGCGCGGCAGGCGGCCGATGGGGCTGTCCACGGCGGGCACTTCACCGGCGACGCGGCGGATGATCCAGTCGATGACGCGCGAGTTGTCGCCGAATCCGGGCCACAGGAACCGGCCGTCGGAGCCGCGGCGGAACCAGTTGACCTGGAAGATCCGCGGCGCCCGGTCGAAGCGCAGGCTGCGGCCGACCTTGAGCCAGTGCGCGAAGTAGTCGCCCATGTTGTAGCCGCAGAACGGCAGCATCGCGAAGGGATCGCGGCGCAGCTCGCCGAGCGTGCCCTCGGCCGCGGCCGTGCGCTCGGAGGAGATGGTGGATCCGAGGAAGACACCATGCGTCCAGTCGGTCGCCTCGACCACCAGCGGGACGTTGGTCGCACGACGCCCCCCGAACAGGATCACATCGAGCGGAACCGCCTGCTCCCAGTCCTCGGCGATCTGCGGGCACTGGGCGGCCGAGACCGTGAACCGGGAGTTCGGATGCGCCGCCGGACGACCGGAATCGGGCGTCCAGGGGTTGCCCTCCCAGTCGATGAGCTCGGCCGGTGCCTCGTCGGTGAGGCCCTCCCACCAGACGTCGCCGTCGGGGCGGAGTGCGACGTTGGTGAAGATGGTGTTTCCCCACAGCGTCTCGACGGCGGTGACGTTCGTGGACTCGCCGGTGCCCGGCGCGACGCCGAAGAAACCGGCCTCCGGGTTGATCGCCCACATCCGTCCGTCGTCGCCGGGGCGGATCCAGGCGATGTCGTCGCCGAGCGTCTCGACCTTCCAGCCCGGGATCGTCGGGCGCAGCATCGCGAGGTTCGTCTTACCACAGGCAGAGGGGAACGCCGCCGCGACGTGGTACGCCTTGCCCTGCGGGTCGATCACCCGGATGAGCAGCATGTGCTCGGCGAGCCAGCCCTCATCACGCGCGATCACCGACGCGATGCGGAGGGCGAAGCACTTCTTCGCAAGGATCGCGTTGCCGCCGTATCCGGAGCCGAAGGAGTAGACCTCGAGCGAGTCCGGGAAGTGCACGATGTACTTCTCGTCGTTGCACGGCCACTCCACGTCCGCCTCACCTGCAGCGAGCGGGTCGCCGACCGTGTGCACCGTCTTCACCCAGGGCGCGCCCTCGGCGATCCGGCGGGTGACGGCGTCGCCGACCCTGGTCATGATGCCGATGGATGCCACAGCGTAGGCGCTGTCGGTGATCTGGACGCCGATGTGCGAGAGCGGGCCGCCGACCGGGCCCATCGAGAACGGGACGACGTACATCGTGCGACCGCGCATCGAGCCCTCGAAGAGGCCGGTCATCTTCTGGCGCATCTCGGCCGGATCCGCCCAGTTGTTCGTGGGTCCGGCATCCTCTTCACGCTCGGAGGCGATGAAGGTGCGCCCCTCGGTGCGGGCGACGTCGCCGGGGTGCGAGCGGGCGAGGTAGGAACCGGGGCGCCACTCGGGGTTGAGCTTGATGATCTTGCCCTCGTCGACGAGCCCGCGCAGCAGCCAGTCGTTCTCGGCCCGTGAGCCGTCGACCCAGTGCACGTTCGCGGGCTGAGTGAGGGTGCGGATCTCCTCGACCCAGGCGGCCAGCTCGGCCATCGCGGGCGTGTCATAGCGCGGCGCAGAGGGCGAGACGTTCAAACCTGAACTCTTCACGACGGTTCCTTCCCAAGAATCCTCGAGACCAGTTCCCACCCCACAGTGCCCCTTGATCAAAAGTGAGGGAGGGTGAGGCCACGAATCGTACGCTATCACTGAACGTCGGGCCGCGGTCAAGCATCACTTGAGTCATGACTGCGACGGCTGATTGTCACTCATCGCGCAGTTGCAAAGGATTGCATAGATGTTAAGCAAGGATTGACACTGTGAGCATGGTCCTGCGATGATTGGCCCGCTAGGCGCGTCGAACCCATTGCGGTCCCGGCCGCAATGGGCTTTGTCGGCGAGCAGGCAGCTCGCCGGCCCGACATACGAAGGCGAGATGATGGCGCAACTGGGTAACCTGCTGAATTCCCTCTCAAACGGTGACGTGACGATCATCGATCTGACGAACAAGCTGACCGAGAACACGCCCAGCCTGACGCTTCCCAAGCCGTTCCCGAGCCCGCTTCCGTTCTCGCTGGACGAGATCGCGGCCTACGACGAGCGTGGGCCGATGTGGGCGGCGAACGACATTCACATCGGCGAGCACACTGGCACTCACCTGGACGTGCCCATCCACTGGCTGACCGGACGCGAGGGCACAGACGTCTCGGAGACTCCCCTGACACGACTGGTCGGACCAGCGGTCGTCATCGACTTCACGGCCGAGGCTGCGGCCGACCCGGACTTCCTGGTGACCGTCGACCACCTGAAGGCGTGGGTAGCGGAACATGGAGAGTTCCCCGACAACGCCTGGCTTCTGTTCAGGACGGGCTGGTCAGTCCACAGCCAGAATCCGGAGAGGTTCGTCAATGCCGACAGCACGGGCTCGCATACCCCAGGATTCACCGCGGAGTGCGCACGCTGGCTGGCGGAGGAGACTCGCATCTCAGGCGTAGGGGTGGAGACCATGGGCCTGGATGCGGGACTCGGTCACGGTCTGGACCCCGAGATGCCGATGCACTACTACCTCCTCGGCAACGACAAGTACGGCGTCACCTCACTGCAGAACCTGGATCTGCTTCCGACGACGGGCGCAGTGATCGTGGTCGCCCCGCTCCCGATCGTGGGGGGCACGGGCAGTCCGGCTCGCGTCATCGCATTGGTGGAGCAGGCATGACTATCAGCATCGAACTGACGAAGTTCGGCCACGCGTGTGTGCGACTCGAGAAGAACGGTCGGCGGATCGTCATCGATCCCGGTGAGTACAGCGACCCGGCGCCGGCGCTCGAAGGCGCCGAGCACATCCTGATCACCCATCAGCATCCTGACCATCTGGAAGAGGGTGCGGTGCTGCGGCATCTCGCAGCGAACCCCGACGCCACGGTCCGCGCTCCCGAGGTCCCAGCGGCCCGTCTTCTCGCTCAGGCGGCGGGGGCCGGTGTGAAGGACAGCCAGATCATCGCCACTGGAGCGGGAGAGCAGTTCGACAGCGCAGGCTTCTCGCTCCGCACCGTCGGAGGTCAGCACGCGGTGATCCATGCCTTCATCCCGGTGGTGGCGAACACCGGGTACATCGTCGACGGCTTGGTGTATCACCCCGGCGACAGCTTCATCGTTCCGGCTGGGCCCGCCCCTGACACGCTGCTCGTGCCTTTGAGTGCACCCTGGAACAAGATGGCCGAGATGGTCGACTTCATCACTGCTGTGCGCCCGAGGCAGGCCGTCCCAGTGCACGACGCTCTGCTCAACGAGACCGTCGGGCGGCCGCTGTACATCAAGAGAGCGCGGATGTTCGCGGATCGTCACGGTGTGGAATTCACCGATCTCGGGGTGGGGGAGACGATTGTGATCGAGGGGCCGGCGCCGACTGACGTGGATGCCGGCGCGGACGCCGTCTTCTCGGACAAGTTGGATCTCCGGCACTTCAACGGCTGACAACGCCAGTAGTACGACAGCGACGCGTTCAGCGTCACAGCACGCACCCCGCCAGACCGCTGTGGCGGGGTGTTTTGCTGTCAAATCGGCCTTGGAGCGGATCTCCATCCGGAGAATCCACCCTTTGGAGTGTTAAGTATTGATTACGGCTTAACCGGTGACTTCAGTCGTGCTGTACGGTCGCGATCAGAGGACGCGAGCAATGAAGCTCAGATCCTGAGTCTGGTCGATGCCCACAAGGTGTCGAACGGGCTGACAAGTATCGAGCGATTGGTTCGAAGCCAGTCTCCTTCCGCAGCGTCCGAGAATCTCTCTGCTGCACACCCCGGTCCGTTCATTCACACATTCCGTGGGCGGGCGCCGGGGAGGGGCCCGAGCACCATCACAGAAACAGGTAGCGGTCATGACGCATCACAAATTCTCACAGGCAGCCAAGAACGTCGTATTGATCTCCTTGCTCGGCGGAAGCGTTGTCCTCGCGGGCTGCGCCGGACCTTCCGCTGACAGCAAGCCGGACTCTGCCGCCGGCGAGCTCTGCGCTGACGGCAAGATCACGATCGGCTCAGCGAAGGCGCTGAGTGGCTCCTTCTCGTTCTACGACACCGCAGGCTCCCACGCGGAAGAACTGGCTGTCGAACTCGTCAACGAGCAGGGCGGGATCAACGGTTGCAAGGTCGAGTTGGTCACGCAGGACATGAAGTCCGACCCTGCGGTCGGCCGGCAGGTGGCCCGTGAGCTGATCGCCGGCGGTGCGGAGGTCTTCCTGCCTCCGAACAACGAGGGCCTCGGCACCCCTGCTGCTCAGGCGGCCCAGAGCGAAGGGATCTTCAGCATGGCCGGTGCATCGGGCGACGACTATGCACCCGGCGTGGGATCCCTGTTCGCCACCGGCGGCAGCATGGCGAGCTTGAACGGCAGGGCGGCCGCTGCGTTCGCGAAGGAGCAGGGATATGACTCGGTCTACTACATCACCAACGATACGTTCGCGTACTTCGGCACTGTCGAGGACTACTTCCGCGAGGACGTCGGGAAGGACCTGAAGGAGCTCGGCAGCCAGGCGATCGAGTTCGGCCAGACCGACTTCGCCGCGGTGATCAGTGACATCAAGCGCACCGTGGATGGTGGTGAAAAGCCGATGATCCTCCTGGCGACGAACTACCCGGATGCACCGACCATGATCAAGCAGCTGCGCAAGGCCGGACTGGATACTCCTGTGGTAGGCAACGCGACATGGGCGACTAAGAACATGGTCGATGCCCTCGGTGGCTCGACGAACAACGTGTTCTACACGGCCGGTGCCTACACCGAGGGCGACGATGCCGATGAGGCGACCGTCGCGTACGTCAACCGCTACAAGGAGGCGTACGACACCTTCCCGGAGAACCACCAGGCGGTGGAGTCCTACTGGACGATGTGGGCGTTGTTCGACGCGATCGAGAAGGCCGATTCGACGACCGGAACGGAGATCGAGAAGGCGCTGTTCGCTCAGAAGGATGTCGAGCTTCCGATGCGCACCGTCTTCGAGTGGAAGGACGGGCACATCCTCGGCAGCAACGTGGTGGTGGGGTTCACCGCCGACGGCGCCTTCGAGCAGGTCAGCTCGTACAACCTAAGCGGCGGGGAGTGAGGACCGTTGGAGGCGCACACGCAGCCGATCGTCTCCGTCCGCGGGGTCGGGATGTCGTTCGGCCAGTTGATGGCTCTGGCCGATGTGACACTCGACCTCGAGCAGGGCGTCTGCACCGGACTGATCGGGCCTAACGGCTCGGGGAAGAGCACTCTCGTCAACTGCCTGTCGGGACTGCTGAAGCCGACGACGGGATCGATCGCCTTCGGGGGCAAGGAACTCCATCATTCATCGATGCGCGCACGCGCGAAGGCGGGTCTCGCTCGGAACTTCCAGAACCTCAGGCTGTTCGATTCCCTGACTGTTCGCGAGAACATCGCCGTGTCCGCCGGCCTGGCCAGCGGCGAGCGGCGTGCTTCCGAAGAGATCGTCACGCAGACTGCGCGTCTGTTCGGTCTCGAAGACGATCTCGATGCTCGCGTCGGTGACCTTTCCTGGGGTCACCGGCGCAGGGTGGAACTCGCGCGGGTGATCAACGGCGTTCCTCGATACCTGCTCCTGGATGAGCCGGGAGCAGGACTGGACCTGTCCGAGCGTCAGAAGCTCCCCGGCATCATCGGAGACCTCACGGCTCGCGGGGTGGGATCACTTCTCGTGGATCACGACATGTCGCTGATCTCGAGAGTGTGCACGCGGGTACTCGTGCTCCGCCAGGGGCAGCTGATATTCGACGGAACTCCGGCCAGCGCGTTCAAGGACCCGCAGGTTCTCGAGTGCTATTTGGGAGAGAGACATGACGCTGCTTGAGGTATCGGATCTCTTCGCGGGCTATGGCGCCGGTGACATGGTCCTCCATGGAGTGGACCTCAGCCTCGCCGCCGGACAGGTCACCGCTCTGACCGGAGTGAACGGTGCGGGCAAGACGACCCTCGCCTCGGCTCTTGCGGGGAGGGTGATCCCGACTGCGGGCCAGATCCTCTTCGACGGTGTGGAGGTGAC from Microbacterium sp. LWO13-1.2 includes the following:
- a CDS encoding cyclase family protein; protein product: MAQLGNLLNSLSNGDVTIIDLTNKLTENTPSLTLPKPFPSPLPFSLDEIAAYDERGPMWAANDIHIGEHTGTHLDVPIHWLTGREGTDVSETPLTRLVGPAVVIDFTAEAAADPDFLVTVDHLKAWVAEHGEFPDNAWLLFRTGWSVHSQNPERFVNADSTGSHTPGFTAECARWLAEETRISGVGVETMGLDAGLGHGLDPEMPMHYYLLGNDKYGVTSLQNLDLLPTTGAVIVVAPLPIVGGTGSPARVIALVEQA
- a CDS encoding MBL fold metallo-hydrolase, with the protein product MTISIELTKFGHACVRLEKNGRRIVIDPGEYSDPAPALEGAEHILITHQHPDHLEEGAVLRHLAANPDATVRAPEVPAARLLAQAAGAGVKDSQIIATGAGEQFDSAGFSLRTVGGQHAVIHAFIPVVANTGYIVDGLVYHPGDSFIVPAGPAPDTLLVPLSAPWNKMAEMVDFITAVRPRQAVPVHDALLNETVGRPLYIKRARMFADRHGVEFTDLGVGETIVIEGPAPTDVDAGADAVFSDKLDLRHFNG
- a CDS encoding ABC transporter substrate-binding protein, coding for MTHHKFSQAAKNVVLISLLGGSVVLAGCAGPSADSKPDSAAGELCADGKITIGSAKALSGSFSFYDTAGSHAEELAVELVNEQGGINGCKVELVTQDMKSDPAVGRQVARELIAGGAEVFLPPNNEGLGTPAAQAAQSEGIFSMAGASGDDYAPGVGSLFATGGSMASLNGRAAAAFAKEQGYDSVYYITNDTFAYFGTVEDYFREDVGKDLKELGSQAIEFGQTDFAAVISDIKRTVDGGEKPMILLATNYPDAPTMIKQLRKAGLDTPVVGNATWATKNMVDALGGSTNNVFYTAGAYTEGDDADEATVAYVNRYKEAYDTFPENHQAVESYWTMWALFDAIEKADSTTGTEIEKALFAQKDVELPMRTVFEWKDGHILGSNVVVGFTADGAFEQVSSYNLSGGE
- a CDS encoding ATP-binding cassette domain-containing protein produces the protein MEAHTQPIVSVRGVGMSFGQLMALADVTLDLEQGVCTGLIGPNGSGKSTLVNCLSGLLKPTTGSIAFGGKELHHSSMRARAKAGLARNFQNLRLFDSLTVRENIAVSAGLASGERRASEEIVTQTARLFGLEDDLDARVGDLSWGHRRRVELARVINGVPRYLLLDEPGAGLDLSERQKLPGIIGDLTARGVGSLLVDHDMSLISRVCTRVLVLRQGQLIFDGTPASAFKDPQVLECYLGERHDAA